In one window of Oryzias melastigma strain HK-1 linkage group LG5, ASM292280v2, whole genome shotgun sequence DNA:
- the lactbl1b gene encoding putative beta-lactamase-like 1 isoform X1 — translation MGKAGSKVLLEASVDGVQTQSSPAAAPAPPAAAVTFEEVSKSSSMKVKWSQIGLVFFLVVSLVMTGCFLWQYQLPKLLPDEETGRNTKSETMCPRFPEPLPLEHPIPSLKEALEKVDILLRQTMNPISLPALSAIVILNDTVLWTGNFGKRNASDPLSGPPNEYTIYRIASLSKIFPTLMLYRLWEDGKIGSLDDPLEKYVENFTIKNPLGKTRDSELKYVTDGLIFLDSGEVPIRSSSVTLRRMASQLSGLPRRLRGTNLLWKGKTQSAINLLQDDVLVADPGTKCHYSNLAFSLMAHVLAERVAGVDYQRWVTENILDRLGMEDTGFDLTPGLQAQVAVGVYSNGKPAPIYDLGWYRPSGQMFSTAADMAKLAMVLLGAYHRKLLEPDSLKIMLTPLFRCDKDYFANRTGTPWEVNELMGYELVRKDGDLDGYSATFSLIPRLKLGLVVLMAGTRSQKKDLVTKAYGYIIPALEKAFREARKVLSGPPSPDPYVGFYTYSNITFYEIKVGADGVLIMQQFGPQIEELIPEKYRTIKLNYLVERVFRVVFEKEYPCVLRVGTASVSLEAQDGQLFNFYVFNKQGLSPGFDAPGLNTYNVVRIARRPSFSS, via the exons ATGGGGAAGGCGGGGAGTAAAGTCCTTCTGGAGGCGTCGGTGGACGGGGTTCAAACACAG tcGAGTCCGGCCGCCGCTCCCGCCCCCCCGGCTGCTGCCGTCACCTTTGAAGAAGTCTCCAAAAGCAGCAGCATGAAGGTGAAATGGAGCCAGATCGGCCTGGTGTTCTTCCTCGTGGTGTCCCTGGTGATGACCGGCTGCTTCCTCTGGCAGTACCAGCTGCCAAAGCTTTTGCCCG ACGAGGAAACTGGGAGAAATACAAAATCAGAAACGATGTGTCCTCGCTTCCCGGAGCCACTCCCTCTGGAGCATCCCATTCCCAGCCTCAAAGAAGCTCTGGAAAAG GTGGACATTTTGCTTCGACAAACTATGAACCCCATCAGCCTCCCTGCTCTGTCTGCCATCGTGATCCTGAACGACACGGTCTTATGGACGGGAAACTTTGGAAAGAGGAATGCCAGTGACCCTCTATCAGGACCCCCCAATGAGTACACAATCTACCG GATCGCCAGCTTGTCCAAGATTTTCCCAACACTGATGCTGTACAGACTGTGGGAGGACGGGAAAATCGGCTCCTTAGACGACCCTCTGGAAAAATATGTGGAGAACTTTACCATCAAAAACCCGCTGGGGAAGACGCGCGACTCTGAGCTGAAGTACGTGACGGATGGCCTGATCTTCCTGGACAGCGGCGAGGTTCCCATCCGATCATCTTCAGTCACGCTGCGCAGGATGGCCAGCCAGCTCTCAG GTTTACCCAGAAGGCTCCGGGGCACCAATCTGCTGtggaaaggaaaaacacaatctgcaataaacctgctgcaggatGACGTTCTGGTTGCTGATCCAGGAACAAA GTGTCACTACAGTAACCTGGCTTTCTCTCTGATGGCTCACGTCCTGGCGGAGCGGGTGGCTGGCGTTGACTACCAGCGATGGGTCACAGAGAACATCTTGGATCGGCTGGGTATGGAGGACACTGGCTTTGACCTGACCCCTGGGTTGCAGGCCCAGGTAGCTGTTGGGGTGTATTCTAATGGAAAACCTGCTCCGATCTACGATCTGGGCTGGTACCGGCCCTCTGGTCAGATGTTCTCCACGGCTGCTGACATGGCCAAACTCGCCATGGTGCTCCTGGGAGCTTACCACCGTAAGCTGTTGGAGCCAGACTCGCTGAAGATCATGCTAACCCCACTCTTCAGGTGTGATAAGGACTACTTTGCAAACCGCACCGGGACACCGTGGGAGGTGAATGAACTAATGGGGTACGAACTGGTGCGAAAAGATGGAGATCTGGATGGGTACTCTGCCACGTTTTCTCTGATCCCCAGACTAAAACTTGGCCTGGTGGTCCTCATGGCCGGCACCAGGTCACAGAAAAAGGATTTGGTCACCAAGGCGTACGGCTACATCATTCCAGCCCTGGAGAAAGCCTTCAGGGAGGCCAGGAAGGTTCTGTCTGGCCCTCCGAGCCCAGATCCATATGTTGGCTTTTACACATACAGCAACATCACTTTCTATGAAATCAAAGTGGGAGCAGACGGAGTTTTGATTATGCAGCAGTTTGGCCCACAGATCGAAGAGCTCATCCCAGAAAAGTACAGGACCATAAAGCTCAACTATCTGGTGGAGCGAGTGTTCAGAGTTGTATTCGAGAAGGAATACCCGTGTGTTCTGCGAGTGGGAACTGCCTCCGTGTCTCTGGAAGCACAAGATGGTCAATTATTCAACTTCTATGTGTTTAATAAGCAGGGTTTGTCTCCTGGCTTTGATGCACCTGGACTGAACACATACAACGTGGTCAGAATAGCCCGCAGGCCATCCTTCTCCAGCTGA
- the lactbl1b gene encoding putative beta-lactamase-like 1 isoform X2, translating to MKVKWSQIGLVFFLVVSLVMTGCFLWQYQLPKLLPDEETGRNTKSETMCPRFPEPLPLEHPIPSLKEALEKVDILLRQTMNPISLPALSAIVILNDTVLWTGNFGKRNASDPLSGPPNEYTIYRIASLSKIFPTLMLYRLWEDGKIGSLDDPLEKYVENFTIKNPLGKTRDSELKYVTDGLIFLDSGEVPIRSSSVTLRRMASQLSGLPRRLRGTNLLWKGKTQSAINLLQDDVLVADPGTKCHYSNLAFSLMAHVLAERVAGVDYQRWVTENILDRLGMEDTGFDLTPGLQAQVAVGVYSNGKPAPIYDLGWYRPSGQMFSTAADMAKLAMVLLGAYHRKLLEPDSLKIMLTPLFRCDKDYFANRTGTPWEVNELMGYELVRKDGDLDGYSATFSLIPRLKLGLVVLMAGTRSQKKDLVTKAYGYIIPALEKAFREARKVLSGPPSPDPYVGFYTYSNITFYEIKVGADGVLIMQQFGPQIEELIPEKYRTIKLNYLVERVFRVVFEKEYPCVLRVGTASVSLEAQDGQLFNFYVFNKQGLSPGFDAPGLNTYNVVRIARRPSFSS from the exons ATGAAGGTGAAATGGAGCCAGATCGGCCTGGTGTTCTTCCTCGTGGTGTCCCTGGTGATGACCGGCTGCTTCCTCTGGCAGTACCAGCTGCCAAAGCTTTTGCCCG ACGAGGAAACTGGGAGAAATACAAAATCAGAAACGATGTGTCCTCGCTTCCCGGAGCCACTCCCTCTGGAGCATCCCATTCCCAGCCTCAAAGAAGCTCTGGAAAAG GTGGACATTTTGCTTCGACAAACTATGAACCCCATCAGCCTCCCTGCTCTGTCTGCCATCGTGATCCTGAACGACACGGTCTTATGGACGGGAAACTTTGGAAAGAGGAATGCCAGTGACCCTCTATCAGGACCCCCCAATGAGTACACAATCTACCG GATCGCCAGCTTGTCCAAGATTTTCCCAACACTGATGCTGTACAGACTGTGGGAGGACGGGAAAATCGGCTCCTTAGACGACCCTCTGGAAAAATATGTGGAGAACTTTACCATCAAAAACCCGCTGGGGAAGACGCGCGACTCTGAGCTGAAGTACGTGACGGATGGCCTGATCTTCCTGGACAGCGGCGAGGTTCCCATCCGATCATCTTCAGTCACGCTGCGCAGGATGGCCAGCCAGCTCTCAG GTTTACCCAGAAGGCTCCGGGGCACCAATCTGCTGtggaaaggaaaaacacaatctgcaataaacctgctgcaggatGACGTTCTGGTTGCTGATCCAGGAACAAA GTGTCACTACAGTAACCTGGCTTTCTCTCTGATGGCTCACGTCCTGGCGGAGCGGGTGGCTGGCGTTGACTACCAGCGATGGGTCACAGAGAACATCTTGGATCGGCTGGGTATGGAGGACACTGGCTTTGACCTGACCCCTGGGTTGCAGGCCCAGGTAGCTGTTGGGGTGTATTCTAATGGAAAACCTGCTCCGATCTACGATCTGGGCTGGTACCGGCCCTCTGGTCAGATGTTCTCCACGGCTGCTGACATGGCCAAACTCGCCATGGTGCTCCTGGGAGCTTACCACCGTAAGCTGTTGGAGCCAGACTCGCTGAAGATCATGCTAACCCCACTCTTCAGGTGTGATAAGGACTACTTTGCAAACCGCACCGGGACACCGTGGGAGGTGAATGAACTAATGGGGTACGAACTGGTGCGAAAAGATGGAGATCTGGATGGGTACTCTGCCACGTTTTCTCTGATCCCCAGACTAAAACTTGGCCTGGTGGTCCTCATGGCCGGCACCAGGTCACAGAAAAAGGATTTGGTCACCAAGGCGTACGGCTACATCATTCCAGCCCTGGAGAAAGCCTTCAGGGAGGCCAGGAAGGTTCTGTCTGGCCCTCCGAGCCCAGATCCATATGTTGGCTTTTACACATACAGCAACATCACTTTCTATGAAATCAAAGTGGGAGCAGACGGAGTTTTGATTATGCAGCAGTTTGGCCCACAGATCGAAGAGCTCATCCCAGAAAAGTACAGGACCATAAAGCTCAACTATCTGGTGGAGCGAGTGTTCAGAGTTGTATTCGAGAAGGAATACCCGTGTGTTCTGCGAGTGGGAACTGCCTCCGTGTCTCTGGAAGCACAAGATGGTCAATTATTCAACTTCTATGTGTTTAATAAGCAGGGTTTGTCTCCTGGCTTTGATGCACCTGGACTGAACACATACAACGTGGTCAGAATAGCCCGCAGGCCATCCTTCTCCAGCTGA